From one Rhopalosiphum padi isolate XX-2018 chromosome 2, ASM2088224v1, whole genome shotgun sequence genomic stretch:
- the LOC132920734 gene encoding putative glutathione-specific gamma-glutamylcyclotransferase 2 isoform X1, whose product MAENPEYWVFGYGSLCWNPGFEFKDSMVGYVEGFSRKFWQGNIAHRGTKEKPGRVATLVEDPQGFVWGKAFLLPDETAFRYLEMREVYLGGYQVHKVDVRSDGADDCRRTVNATVYVATPDNGQWLGEAPVDELATQVATCSGPAGHNAEYVILLARWERQHAPAHRVDLELNKLELLVLERLQTIGVRPDDVLTTNNMPSFSSMVPEKKLRCLNI is encoded by the exons ATGGCTGAGAATCCCGAGTACTGGGTGTTTGGATATGGATCGCTGTGCTGGAACCCGGGTTTCGAATTCAAGGATTCTATGGTCGGTTACGTGGAGGGTTTCTCCAGGAAGTTCTGGCAAGGCAACATTGCACACAGAGGGACCAAGGAAAag cCTGGACGTGTAGCCACATTAGTCGAAGACCCTCAG GGTTTCGTATGGGGCAAGGCATTTCTGTTGCCGGACGAGACGGCGTTCAGGTACTTGGAGATGCGGGAAGTGTACTTGGGTGGTTATCAGGTACACAAGGTGGACGTGCGGTCTGACGGCGCGGACGATTGCCGGCGGACCGTGAACGCGACAGTATACGTGGCCACGCCAGACAACGGCCAGTGGCTTGGCGAAGCGCCCGTCGACGAGTTGGCCACCCAGGTGGCCACGTGCTCGGGACCGGCCGGCCACAACGCCGAGTACGTAATACTGTTGGCGCGATGGGAGCGTCAGCACGCGCCCGCGCACCGCGTCGACCTGGAACTCAACAAGCTCGAACTGCTCGTGCTGGAACGGTTGCAGACCATCGGCGTGCGGCCCGACGATGTTCTCACCACCAACAACATGCCGTCGTTCTCGTCCATGGTGCCCGAAAAGAAGTTGAGGTGTTTGAACATCTGA
- the LOC132920734 gene encoding putative glutathione-specific gamma-glutamylcyclotransferase 2 isoform X2, whose translation MAENPEYWVFGYGSLCWNPGFEFKDSMVGYVEGFSRKFWQGNIAHRGTKEKGFVWGKAFLLPDETAFRYLEMREVYLGGYQVHKVDVRSDGADDCRRTVNATVYVATPDNGQWLGEAPVDELATQVATCSGPAGHNAEYVILLARWERQHAPAHRVDLELNKLELLVLERLQTIGVRPDDVLTTNNMPSFSSMVPEKKLRCLNI comes from the exons ATGGCTGAGAATCCCGAGTACTGGGTGTTTGGATATGGATCGCTGTGCTGGAACCCGGGTTTCGAATTCAAGGATTCTATGGTCGGTTACGTGGAGGGTTTCTCCAGGAAGTTCTGGCAAGGCAACATTGCACACAGAGGGACCAAGGAAAag GGTTTCGTATGGGGCAAGGCATTTCTGTTGCCGGACGAGACGGCGTTCAGGTACTTGGAGATGCGGGAAGTGTACTTGGGTGGTTATCAGGTACACAAGGTGGACGTGCGGTCTGACGGCGCGGACGATTGCCGGCGGACCGTGAACGCGACAGTATACGTGGCCACGCCAGACAACGGCCAGTGGCTTGGCGAAGCGCCCGTCGACGAGTTGGCCACCCAGGTGGCCACGTGCTCGGGACCGGCCGGCCACAACGCCGAGTACGTAATACTGTTGGCGCGATGGGAGCGTCAGCACGCGCCCGCGCACCGCGTCGACCTGGAACTCAACAAGCTCGAACTGCTCGTGCTGGAACGGTTGCAGACCATCGGCGTGCGGCCCGACGATGTTCTCACCACCAACAACATGCCGTCGTTCTCGTCCATGGTGCCCGAAAAGAAGTTGAGGTGTTTGAACATCTGA